GAAGAAAGACATAGCTTCCAAAGCCAACTAAGATTGCCAAACCTGCAACTGACAGCCAAAGCGTCGTTTCTTGACCAGTCTTAGGCAGAACTTTTTTGTTGCCTCCTGCAGCACCTGGATCATTGGTACCATTGTTTGAATTGTTATTTTCATTCCCTGGATTGTCTGCTCCTCCCTTTGGATTGTCGGAACTGTTATCAGGGGTATTGGTACCATTGCCTGGGGTATTATTTGGATTATTATTCCCATTATTTGGGTTGTTGTTTGGATTGTTGTTAGGGTTATTGTTAGGGTTATTGTTTGGATTGTTATTATTTCCAGGGTTAGGTGGCTGAACTGCCTTGCCTGGATCATCACCTCTATAGGTATTGGTAAAGACAGGATCCAAATCATATTTAACAGAGCCCAAAAACTCACCATTCACATCTTTAACAGTAACTGTCAGCTGAGCTTCCTTGTCATCATAGATGTAGTTAGCATCATTGCCCGGAATTTCCTTAATGCTGTAGCGGTAGTCACCAGCTGCATTATAGTTCAAGGCTTTGAAATTGATAGAACCATCAGCTTCATTGGTAGCTGTTTGAAGTAAAACACCGTTTTCGTCAAAGAGACCAAAGGTAAATTGACCCTTCTCTAACACTTTATTAACAAGTTTTTTCTGTGCCTGAATCTTCACATCTTTTGCTAGCACAGCGCTTCCTTTACCAAAGCCCTCTTCCAAGCGGACTGACTTAGTAATAGTACGCTCTGGGAATCCTTTAGCTGTCCATGATAACTTGTTATTAACCACATCGCCCACTTTTGTACCTTCTGGTACGCGAGTAGAGTACTCGATGTACATTGGCCAGTTATAGTTATCACCAAAGTTGATGGTAAAACCGTTAGCATCGCCATTAGCGTTTTGGGTTAGGACTGCTTTGTTAGTAAAGTTATCAGCAACAGGCAGCGTCAGGATATGAGCTTCATTGCGGATACCACCAGCAACTGGAGCATAACGAACTGCCCGCAGCGTACCAGGAACCAAGGTCAGACCATCACCAAAGGTGTCTGAAATCACCATGTTGCGAAGCATGTCCTGTCTTGCATTCAGGATAATGCGCCATTTAACAATACTCGGATCAGTGCTGTCCTGGTAA
This window of the Streptococcus sanguinis genome carries:
- a CDS encoding Ig-like domain-containing protein, which translates into the protein MKNKNTIIFKILILLTAIVTGLGFAARTQASEVTEYSQQTSITKDGEPLTSDSTVKTNETLSVTTNFTFPAAQTIAEGDTLTFKLPEELSLITALNFDVYDVVNHTGELVGTAQTDPATQSVTVTFSNYFTNYTQKKELSLGFNVRINNEKVKETGPVAFKFGQTDFSFQYQKEEGTAGEYEMKYGYQDSTDPSIVKWRIILNARQDMLRNMVISDTFGDGLTLVPGTLRAVRYAPVAGGIRNEAHILTLPVADNFTNKAVLTQNANGDANGFTINFGDNYNWPMYIEYSTRVPEGTKVGDVVNNKLSWTAKGFPERTITKSVRLEEGFGKGSAVLAKDVKIQAQKKLVNKVLEKGQFTFGLFDENGVLLQTATNEADGSINFKALNYNAAGDYRYSIKEIPGNDANYIYDDKEAQLTVTVKDVNGEFLGSVKYDLDPVFTNTYRGDDPGKAVQPPNPGNNNNPNNNPNNNPNNNPNNNPNNGNNNPNNTPGNGTNTPDNSSDNPKGGADNPGNENNNSNNGTNDPGAAGGNKKVLPKTGQETTLWLSVAGLAILVGFGSYVFLQKKTR